The sequence ATCAAATCCATATTTTAGCTCGTTAAGCCATCTGATGGCAACCAAAGCGCGTGTCCCTATGACCCAATCCAACGCCGTGTCAGTATCACGTTCACGATTGCAAGGTTGGCTCACACACCACTGGTGGCTTGCGAACGTCTGCAGAAAACGCGCACAAGTCAACGGCGAGCTGATGTCATTCATGTCGCGCGGGGCCGCCGTGGGCCAATGAGCCGCCAGGTCCGGGACCATCAGCCAAACTTTCCAACAAGGTTGCACTTAACGGCTGCTAAGAGGTGAAcaaaaaaatatatcaagCTCCGTGGAGGGCGTTAAatctttattataaatcCCCATACTCATCTGGGTCTTCTCGCAGGATTATTTTCTTATGATATAGGGCGAGCTCTTTGGGCCAGGGCGCCCTCTCTCCTTCTCAACACGACGTCATGGCCAAACGCCCGTGGATATTATTGCTGCTTGCCGGTTGGATATCTGGAGTTACCGGGCAAGTACAGCATCCACTTCAAGCGGGCGCCGAGTATAGCACTGAAGATGATGTTTTGGATAATTCGGACACACCGAGGCTGCATGGCCGTTTCCTCCACATAACAGGTGATACGATACTCGTCCGGATCCAGGGGCTTGCCATTTTGCTGACACGCGACGCGATAGATATACACCCGGATTCCCATTACAAGGCTTTTTCCAATTCCGACTCGCGTCACGACTGTCACCGAGGCAAAGGAGATGCGGGGTCTCTGGGATCGGCTGGAACCGATTGCGACAGCCCCTTTACCCTCGTCAACGCTACGTTCAAATGGATACAAGAGAATCTTCGTGATTCGATTGATTTCGTGGTGTGGACCGGCGATTCGGCGCGACATGACAACGATGAAAATATCCCTCGCTCCAAAACCGAAATCATCGCATTGAACCAAGCCATGGTTGATAGCTTGCGCGACGTATTTTCCGAGACAAGCAAAGGGAAAATGCATCTGCGGATCCCAATCGTTCCCACGATAGGCAACAACGATGTGATGCCCCATAACATTTTTCATGCTGGCCCCAACCGTTGGACGACTACATACGCCCGCATGTGGAGTGAGTTCATCCCAGAAGAACAGCGTCATTCCTTCGTGCAAGGAGGTTGGTTTTACGTCGAAGTCATACCGAATAAGTTGGCGGTATTCAGCTTGAATACTATGTACTTCTTCGCCTCAAATAACGCTGTTGATGGATGCTATGATAAATCTCAGCCCGGATATGAACATATGGAATGGCTACGAATCCAACTTCAGTTTATAAGAGATAGGAGCATGAAAGCCATCCTGATAGGCCATGTTCCTCCAGCAAGAACATCTTCTAAGCAAAATTGGGACGAGACGTGTTGGCAAAAGTATACTTTATGGGTGAAGCAATACCGAGACGTGGTCGTCGGTAGTATGTTTGGGCATATGAATATAGACCATTTCATGTTCCAAGACTTCCGTGATTTGAAAATTGGAGACCAAGCCGCCGCTCTGGAACCAGACTATGAAGCAGATTCACGCGACAAGATGACAACACAGTCCCGGACAAGTTACCTTCGCGACCTCCGTGACATATGGGCTAAATTACCGTCACCACCTTCTAAGAGTGCCAAATTACGCGTGCTTAATAGGCACAAAGATATCCTTGGGGCCACCCTGAGAAAAtcgaaaaagaaatatcatcGACAAATAGGCGGAAAATGGGCCGAAAGATACGCAGTCTCGTTGGTGTCACCGAGCGTTGTTCCAAACTATTTTCCATCCCTCAGAATTATCGAGTATAATATCTCAGGCTTGGACGACTCCGCACTATGGACTCACCGCCACATCAAAGGTGCTGGTGATTCTCACGCTAAACTTTATGAAACTTCATCTTTTGGGAGCACATGGGAAAGCGACGTGGAACTGTCGAAGAAAAAGCgtcgaaaaaaaaagaagaaacaaaaagatgGAAAGAAACCACCAAGGTTTACGATACCATCACCACCTTCTCGCACGGCGCCACCAGGACCAGCTTATTCAAACCAGCCTTTCACTTGGTTAGGATATACCCAACTTTTTGCCAATATTACGGAAATGAACTCGAAATTTAGGATGCCCCCTTCAAGCTGGCGTGAGTACCGGCTGCAGCAAGCTGAATGGCCGTGGCCCAGCAGCACCACCGGAAACACATCGTTGAAATTCGAAGTCGAATACAACACTCGTATCGATAAGCTATTTAAACTGAAAGACATGACCGTAAAGAGTTATTTAAAGCTGGCGAGAAGGATTGCGAGGAGTCCAGACCTCGCTCAGATCCAGAAAGACTGCGTTACCTACGATGACCTCAAAGGTTGCGAACACCACCCACCCCAAGACGTCACCAAGTCGGAAACCGAAAGTCCAGCTCTACATTCTTTTGAAGAGGGAAATGGGACAACAACCATTTCTCGGAGAAATATTTGGAAAATATTCCTGCGAAGGGCATTTGTTGGGtattttgatgatgatgagctACGCAACTTAATTGCACGCCCTTAATGAACCGCTGCTCTGCTCCTCTGCTTCAGCTATAGCTAGCTCATTAACTCACGCTTCGGTTATATACTTTATTTCCGACAATTCCGACTTTAGCATATTGACCGGTTTATTACCCTACCACCGACACGTCTTGCATTGCCAGGTGCTTTTCTTCGATCCTTTATTGTTCTCTAATTCATCGGACTTCTTATTCGCATCCGTGTTTCCGTTGCAGGTTCATAGCGGGCTCTTTTCCGTATCGAAAATATTGATATAGACCCAACACTTTTAGTATAATGCCCCTTTTTTAAAAGGGCCCTGGAGGTCATTATTACACACTATCGCTTTCCCACtcagtatcttcttttctgagcATATATACTCTTCCCTACTTGCTTGATAATTTGCCCTTTGAACAGATTTGAGAATACCTTATTTACCTCACATCTAACAATTCCTCATAGCCACAGTCTGATAGTCATGCATTGATGGTTGTTGAAGCAGCTAAGCACCTTGCGATTCATTTGTTAGAGTACAGTGTTCCCCAGGCCAGTTCGCTTTTGCCCGATGCCGTCTAATCCACCGACGGCCAAGGTAATGCGAAAGTTGTTTTGAGGGCCAGCTACTATTAGCTAGCCATCCAGCTATAATGATCTATGGATAAGTCTGTACTAACAGATGCGCAGTCGAATATAAAACTCTATCTGTTCTGCACTACCCTTCATCCTTGAAGTGTTTTTGACCCTTTTCTGTATTTTCCAGATACTTCCCGGTCTCTATAGCAAAGTGGAGACTCGGCTTTCTATGTTGTATTCATTGGGGCACTATGTCGGTGAACAGAGCTGCATCAGCCTTCTCCTTCACCCTCTAATCTTCAGCAGAATGAAGAAGTGAGGGACTCATCTCCAATGTTATTCACAAACTCCACATCACTTTCGTCAGAAGGTCTACATCAGTAGAAAGAAACCTTCCATTTTCATGATTTTGGCATCACTTTCGTCGCAAATTTTGTTTCCAATGAAGGGGACTAAAAACTCTTCACATCTTTCTACCTTTCTTTCTCGTCGCAAGGTATATAAACCAGCCTCACCCTCTCTCCTCACGCAACCCAACATGCCTAAGCAGGATGGCACTGTCCAGATTCAAAGTTCCTATGAAGAGGCTTGACTTCgcttcttcctcgtcctTTCAATTAAGATGCCCCTGGCTTCTGGGGAAAACTATTCTAATACCCCTTTACCAAGATTCACATGTTCTAGATTTCACCCTTTTATTACATGTCAGTTCTAGATGACCACATCCGACAAAAGTTGTCAACTTCTGAGAAAATTCAAGTCTTCTAGGAGATGAAAAACTTCTGCCAAGCAAATAATTTATTTTAATACCTCGATATGGAAACACGACAACTCCTTCAGGCCCATTCTACCATGTTGTCTCGAAAAGGTATCCTGTTGGCTGGAAGGCATCACTGCCTACCCCCCAAATATTATAGTGTTTATGGCCTGATCGAAACTCTCCATAATTCTCAGAGCACCATTATACTTTTAAATATGAAAAAGCTCTTTGCCGCCATGGCACTAAGGCGGCGAATACCAAAACTAACTATAGGCGATCCACCAGCTCTTACAAGCCTTGGTTCCTTAAGAATtgatatacggagtacataccaAGGCATTGACACTGAAGTTTCCCTGATATGGAAGCGCACAGCTAGCTATTGGGTGCATTATTTCGAATATTCTGGCGGAAATCACTCCTGTGGGCATTACATGGTGCTCTCTCAATCGGCCTTAGCTCGCGCTGCATTCTAGCAGCCAAAAATTTCACCGACGCTACAAAAACCTAAGATGTTGGGCTTCTATGAAACTCCCAAAAAAGCATGGTCGGGACTCGCCGAAAAATTATATGTAGCTCGTCCGCGTTAATTTACTACTAAAACAAGGGAACCAACCGTCATTGTGTTCATATTTTAACGAAGAGGACCAAATATTGCAGTTTACATACAAAATTTGCATCTCAACCTGGTCTTGGTTAAGCTCCATAAAACTCGATCTATTGTTGCTCGAGAAAGAGCGTGTATCGGAAGATCCAGTAAATCGTGAGCTATCCGTTGAAAGCCGAAAAGAGGACAAAATGCGTGCTGTTAAGAGCAAAGTGCCGACTATCAACGATGTCCTTGGTGAAAGGGACGGCCGGCCTATCCCGAATCTCTCGAAAGCCAGGTTTTTGACCGAATATAAAAGTTTTCGACCTTTTCAGCGCGAAAGCTTTAAAGGGCTCCTCTATCTACTTCTAGATCGCCAAATATTCAATACTTTTTCCAATAACAGCATTTCAGGCTTCTCATTATTCGTATAAATATCTTAACAAGACTTGTGTCCACTTGACATACTTGTGATACTAAGAATCCAGCCAACGCTCGACAGAGAGCGGAAtcataaaaaaaaaaaaaaaaaaaaaaaaaaaaaaagatggaTCCTGACACTCAGGGTAGCTATCAAGCTCCAAAGGTAAGCAACATCCCGGGATCAGGTGCTCCATATTTTATTTGCATGTCAAGGACTAAGATGTTTTGATAGGGTCAAGTGAAACAGTCCAGTGGTGTGAAACCCAAAGTCCTGTCTCCAAGTATTTTCTAACAAGTCCAACTCAGGAGCGAAGTGGACGTTGAAAGAGGAAAATTTCCTTGTAGTCAATGCCATGGACCCGAATGTTTCGAACGACTGGCTGTTAAAAAACCTACCAGGGGGGAATGCAAGGTCTATTAATTCAATTTCTGGTCACTTTAATGATATGCGACTAAAAGGTCGTCTCTCCCGAAACTGGAGAGCGAAACATTGGAACCACGATAAACCATGGACCATCGAAGAGGACGCAGAAATCCTCTTATGGAATGTGTCGGGGCGCGCATTCATCGACACCGAGAAGTTTTGCGCTAACGACCGCGCTGGTGGTGCAGTGCTTGAGAGGGAAACGTATCTTTGTCAAGATCGAGAGCTGGTTGAAACAGTGACACGGATTGAAGAGAGGCTGAGACTAATCTTGCTCG is a genomic window of Coccidioides posadasii str. Silveira chromosome 3, complete sequence containing:
- the PPN1 gene encoding Endopolyphosphatase (SECRETED:SignalP(1-20)~EggNog:ENOG410QE5S~COG:I~BUSCO:3681at33183) — encoded protein: MAKRPWILLLLAGWISGVTGQVQHPLQAGAEYSTEDDVLDNSDTPRLHGRFLHITDIHPDSHYKAFSNSDSRHDCHRGKGDAGSLGSAGTDCDSPFTLVNATFKWIQENLRDSIDFVVWTGDSARHDNDENIPRSKTEIIALNQAMVDSLRDVFSETSKGKMHLRIPIVPTIGNNDVMPHNIFHAGPNRWTTTYARMWSEFIPEEQRHSFVQGGWFYVEVIPNKLAVFSLNTMYFFASNNAVDGCYDKSQPGYEHMEWLRIQLQFIRDRSMKAILIGHVPPARTSSKQNWDETCWQKYTLWVKQYRDVVVGSMFGHMNIDHFMFQDFRDLKIGDQAAALEPDYEADSRDKMTTQSRTSYLRDLRDIWAKLPSPPSKSAKLRVLNRHKDILGATLRKSKKKYHRQIGGKWAERYAVSLVSPSVVPNYFPSLRIIEYNISGLDDSALWTHRHIKGAGDSHAKLYETSSFGSTWESDVELSKKKRRKKKKKQKDGKKPPRFTIPSPPSRTAPPGPAYSNQPFTWLGYTQLFANITEMNSKFRMPPSSWREYRLQQAEWPWPSSTTGNTSLKFEVEYNTRIDKLFKLKDMTVKSYLKLARRIARSPDLAQIQKDCVTYDDLKGCEHHPPQDVTKSETESPALHSFEEGNGTTTISRRNIWKIFLRRAFVGYFDDDELRNLIARP
- a CDS encoding uncharacterized protein (EggNog:ENOG410Q546) gives rise to the protein MDPDTQGSYQAPKGQVKQSSGAKWTLKEENFLVVNAMDPNVSNDWLLKNLPGGNARSINSISGHFNDMRLKGRLSRNWRAKHWNHDKPWTIEEDAEILLWNVSGRAFIDTEKFCANDRAGGAVLERETYLCQDRELVETVTRIEERLRLILLEHDMINAEADRVMIRQAAIEVRREEKNGIDEIYTAIRDSLKVREVEEPGHDDENDKGKGRAC